From Candidatus Poribacteria bacterium, the proteins below share one genomic window:
- a CDS encoding HIT domain-containing protein, which translates to MRHNLFVPNKMPYAKGKNRPDVPCILCAIVEKNDKVERLEVHRTERFTISLNLYPYSPGHLLIFPNRHIVDVRELNQEEVRDLHELQCLCFEVLTRAYQPRGFNVGYNMGDASGASIPHYHLHVVPRYPRELGFMDVIGGARIIIEDPNATQEKLLQIFQELIV; encoded by the coding sequence ATGCGACACAACCTCTTCGTACCGAATAAAATGCCTTATGCCAAAGGAAAAAACCGCCCAGATGTCCCCTGTATTCTGTGTGCAATCGTCGAAAAAAATGATAAAGTCGAACGACTTGAGGTCCATCGAACCGAACGTTTTACCATATCGCTTAATCTCTATCCTTACAGTCCGGGGCACCTCTTAATCTTTCCGAATCGGCATATCGTTGATGTACGAGAGTTGAATCAGGAAGAGGTTCGAGACCTTCACGAACTTCAGTGTCTCTGTTTTGAAGTGTTGACGCGCGCCTATCAACCGCGAGGCTTCAACGTCGGTTATAATATGGGCGATGCCTCCGGTGCGAGCATCCCGCATTATCATCTGCACGTTGTCCCGCGATACCCGCGTGAATTGGGATTCATGGACGTTATCGGCGGTGCACGCATCATCATTGAGGACCCGAACGCGACGCAGGAGAAACTTTTACAGATATTCCAAGAACTAATAGTATAA